One Colius striatus isolate bColStr4 chromosome 8, bColStr4.1.hap1, whole genome shotgun sequence genomic region harbors:
- the SFRP5 gene encoding secreted frizzled-related protein 5, which yields MPRVGVPTGGRGTLLPALALALALAGSPGAGQHYDYYGWQPESRPHGRFYGREPQCLDIPPDMQLCRDVGYKRMRLPNLLEHETMAEAKQQAGSWVPLLAKQCHTDTQLFLCSLFAPVCLERPVYPCRSLCEVVRDSCAPVMESYGFPWPDMLHCGKFPSDHELCIAVQFGNSKATPPPVSKICTQCEMEHKADGMMEQMCSSDFVVKMRIKEVTEENGERRLVAAQKKKVLKLGPLKRKDTKKMVLHMRNAAACPCPQLDSLSGSFLVLGRKAGGRLLLLAIYPWHKHNKEMKFAVKFMFSYPCPLYHPLLYGAGQH from the exons ATGCCTCGGGTGGGGGTCCCCACGGGGGGCCGGGGCACGCTGCTGCCGGCCCTGGCGCTGGCGCTGGCGCTGGCAGGGTCCCCGGGCGCCGGGCAGCACTATGACTACTACGGCTGGCAGCCCGAGAGCCGGCCCCACGGGCGCTTCTACGGGCGGGAGCCGCAGTGCCTCGACATCCCGCCCGACATGCAGCTCTGCCGCGACGTGGGCTACAAGCGCATGCGGCTGCCCAACCTGCTGGAGCACGAGACCATGGCCGAGGCCAAGCAGCAGGCGGGCAGCTGGGTGCCCCTGCTCGCCAAGCAGTGCCACACCGACACCCAGCTCTTCCTCTGCTCGCTCTTCGCCCCCGTCTGCCTGGAGCGGCCCGTCTACCCCTGCCGCTCCCTCTGCGAGGTGGTGCGCGACTCCTGCGCCCCCGTCATGGAGTCCTACGGCTTCCCCTGGCCCGACATGCTGCACTGCGGCAAGTTTCCCTCCGACCACGAGCTCTGCATCGCTGTCCAGTTCGGGAACAGCAAGGCCACTCCGCCGCCAG TGTCCAAGATCTGCACGCAGTGTGAGATGGAGCACAAGGCAGATGGCATGATGGAGCAGATGTGCTCCAGTGATTTTG TGGTGAAGATGCGCATCAAGGAGGTGACGGAGGAGAACGGCGAGCGGCGGCTGGTGGCCGCCCAGAAGAAGAAGGTGCTGAAGCTGGGCCCGCTCAAGCGCAAGGACACCAAGAAGATGGTGCTGCACATGCGGAACGCGGCCGCCTGTCCCTGCCCGCAGCTCGACAGCCTCAGCGGCAGCTTCCTGGTGCTGGGCCGCAAGGCGGGCGGCCGCCTGCTCCTCCTCGCCATCTACCCCTGGCACAAGCACAACAAGGAGATGAAGTTTGCCGTCAAGTTCATGTTCTCCTACCCCTGCCCCCTTTACCACCCCCTGCTCTATGGGGCCGGGCAGCACTAG
- the ZFYVE27 gene encoding protrudin yields MQALERDGAAGGLDGVAGAGEAPLEPSPPRTAAAFDLLELVRSYRRLQLYLEPLRDAAEGVRCLLRWQRPVCSLLVCFGLNFLLLTLGQAAWYSVLAMLVAVPALLGYLQERCRARPSELELLRRRHHSVRREDLRRVQLSRQEAVAQVKSFLIQLEGFLSGMCCSCEAVYRVLYWENPTVSSRFYGALLGSVCILYLLPLCWVLAILNSTLFLGNTQFYQVVMELKASMEQCVGTRPLESAPEPAEALPAAASPDRTPTPTSTEDLTPGSVEEAEEAEPDEEFKDAIEEDDESSQCSSEFDLSLPDNGFMSKNEVIRSKVSRLTERLRKRYPSNNFGSCTGCAATFSVLKKRRSCSNCGNSFCSRCCSFKVPKAVMGATAPEAQRETVFVCALCNQVLIK; encoded by the exons ATGCAGGCGCTGGAGCGGGACGGGGCGGCCGGCGGCCTCGACGGGGTGGCGGGCGCCGGTGAGGCTCCACTGGAGCCGTCGCCGCCCAGGACCGCCGCCGCTTTCgacctgctggagctggtgcgGAGCTACCGGCGGCTGCAGCTCTACCTGGAGCCGCTGCGAGACGCTGCCGAGGGCGTCCGCTGCCTCCTCCG GTGGCAGCGGCCCGTGTGCTCGCTCCTCGTCTGCTTCGGCCTCAACTTCCTCCTGCTGACCCTCGGCCAAG CCGCTTGGTACTCGGTGCTCGCCATGCTGGTGGCGGTGCCGGCCCTGCTGGGCTACCTGCAGGAGCGGTGCCGGGCCCGGCCCtcggagctggagctgctgcgcCGGCGGCACCACAGCGTCCGGCGGGAGGACCTCCGGCGGGTGCAGCTCTCGCGGCAGGAGGCCGTCGCTCAGGTCAAGAGCTT CCTCATCCAGCTGGAGGGGTTCCTGAGTGGGATGTGCTGCAGCTGCGAGGCTGTGTACCGTGTGCTGTACTGGGAGAACCCCACTGTCTCTTCCCG GTTTTACGGGGCACTGCTGGGGTCTGTCTGCATCCTTTAcctgctgcctctctgctggGTCCTGGCCATCCTCAACAGCACCCTCTTCCTGGGCAATACCCAGTTCTACCAAG TGGTAATGGAGCTGAAGGCCTCGATGGAGCAGTGTGTGGGCACCAGACCCCTGGAGAGTGCTCCAGAGCCCGCAGAAgccctgccagctgcagcctccccggaccgcacccccacccccaccagCACCGAG GACCTTACTCCTGGCAGtgtggaggaggcagaggaggcagAGCCTGATGAAGAGTTCAAAGATGCTATTGAG gaGGACGACGAGAGCTCTCAGTGCTCCTCAGAGTTTGATCTGAGCCTCCCGGACAACGGCTTCATGAGCAAAAACGAGGTGATCCGCAGCAAGGTGTCGCGCCTGACCGAGCGCCTGCGCAAACGCTACCCCAGCAACAACTTCG GGAGCTGCACAGGCTGCGCAGCCACTTTCTCTGTGCTCAAGAAGAGG CGGAGCTGCAGTAACTGTGGGAACAGCTTCTGCTCCAGGTGTTGTTCCTTCAAAGTCCCCAAGGCTGTGATGGGAGCCACAG CCCCGGAAGCTCAGAGGGAAACGGTGTTTGTGTGCGCTCTGTGCAACCAGGTGCTCATCAAGTGA
- the MARVELD1 gene encoding MARVEL domain-containing protein 1 — MARTAPPAVPPPPGPPPARDSLSLHRAYLRSPLGLLRLGQLALGAAFWVTVAAHKYEGAAHFALFAAVLVWLLTLALFGLSLLGRWALVPWLGSRWLLTNLVHDLALGVGLYAAATGIMGYKARQKSYCNLPGYSQHCLYGAYLSASVCGGIAACLYLFSGLYCLSRRCRDQRDII, encoded by the coding sequence ATGGCCCGTACGGCTCCCCCGGCTGTGCCGCCGCCTCCGGGGCCGCCGCCGGCCCGCGACTCCCTCAGCCTTCACCGCGCCTACCTACGGAGCCCGCTGGGCTTGCTGCGCCTGGGGCAGCTGGCGCTGGGCGCTGCCTTCTGGGTGACGGTGGCCGCTCACAAGTACGAGGGGGCGGCCCACTTCGCCCTCTTCGCCGCGGTCCTGGTCTGGCTCCTCACCCTGGCACTCTTCGGGCTGAGCCTCCTGGGACGCTGGGCGCTGGTGCCCTGGCTGGGCTCCCGCTGGCTCCTCACTAACCTGGTGCATGACCTGGCGCTGGGTGTGGGGCTCTACGCAGCCGCCACCGGCATCATGGGCTACAAGGCCAGGCAGAAAAGCTACTGCAACCTGCCGGGCTACAGCCAGCACTGCCTCTACGGTGCCTACCTGAGTGCGTCCGTTTGCGGGGGCATCGCTGCCTGCCTGTACCTCTTCTCTGGGCTCTACTGTCTGTCACGACGCTGCCGGGACCAACGCGACATCATCTGA